The following are from one region of the Procambarus clarkii isolate CNS0578487 chromosome 52, FALCON_Pclarkii_2.0, whole genome shotgun sequence genome:
- the LOC138352129 gene encoding trichohyalin-like — protein MVVEDAPETRPLLPGERQQRSLSSERQQRSLSGERQQRSLSGQRQQRSLSGQRQQRFLSGERQQRSLSGQRQQRSLSGERQQRSLSSERQQRSQSGERQQRSLSGQRQQRSLSGQRQQRSLSGQRQQRSLSGERQQRFLSGERQQRSLSGQRQQRFLSGERQQRSLSGQRQQRSLSGERQQRSLSSERQQRSQSGERHQRSLSGQRQQRSLSCQRQQRSLSGQRQQRSLSGERQQRFLSGERQQRSLSGERQHRSLSGERQHRSLSGERQQRSLSGERQQRSLSGERQQRSLSGERQQRSLSGERQQRSLSGERQQRSLSGERQQRSLSGERQQRSLSGERQQRSLSGERQQRSLSGERQQRSLSGERQQRSLSGERQQRSLSGERQHRSLSGERQQRSLSGHRQQRFLSGHRQQRFLSGERQQRSLSGKRQQRSLSGERQQRSLSGERQQRSLSFQ, from the exons ATGGTGGTGGAGGACGCGCCCGAGACCCGCCCGCTCCTGCCCG GTGAACGACAGCAACGTTCCCTGTCAAGCGAGCGACAGCAACGTTCCCTGTCAGGCGAGCGACAGCAACGTTCCCTGTCAGGCCAGCGACAGCAACGTTCCCTGTCAGGCCAGCGACAGCAACGTTTCCTGTCAGGTGAACGACAGCAACGTTCCCTGTCAGGCCAGCGACAGCAACGTTCCCTGTCAGGTGAACGACAGCAACGTTCCCTGTCAAGCGAGCGACAGCAACGTTCCCAGTCAGGCGAGCGACAGCAACGTTCCCTGTCAGGCCAGCGACAGCAACGTTCCCTGTCAGGCCAGCGACAGCAACGTTCCCTGTCAGGCCAGCGACAGCAACGTTCCCTGTCAGGCGAGCGACAACAACGTTTCCTGTCAGGTGAGCGACAGCAACGTTCCCTGTCAGGCCAGCGACAGCAACGTTTCCTGTCAGGTGAACGACAGCAACGTTCCCTGTCAGGCCAGCGACAGCAACGTTCCCTGTCAGGTGAACGACAGCAACGTTCCCTGTCAAGCGAGCGACAGCAACGTTCCCAGTCAGGCGAGCGACATCAACGTTCCCTGTCAGGCCAGCGACAGCAACGTTCCCTGTCATGCCAGCGACAGCAACGTTCCCTGTCAGGCCAGCGACAGCAACGTTCCCTGTCAGGCGAGCGACAACAACGTTTCCTGTCAGGTGAGCGACAGCAACGTTCCCTGTCAGGTGAGCGACAGCATCGTTCCCTGTCAGGTGAACGACAGCATCGTTCCCTGTCAGGTGAACGACAACAACGTTCCCTGTCAGGCGAGCGACAGCAACGTTCCCTGTCAGGCGAGCGACAGCAACGTTCCCTGTCAGGTGAGCGACAACAACGTTCCCTGTCAGGCGAGCGACAGCAACGTTCCCTGTCAGGTGAGCGACAACAACGTTCCTTGTCAGGCGAGCGACAGCAACGTTCCCTGTCAGGTGAGCGACAACAACGTTCCCTGTCAGGTGAGCGACAGCAACGTTCCCTGTCAGGTGAGCGACAGCAACGTTCCCTGTCAGGTGAGCGACAACAACGTTCCCTGTCAGGTGAGCGACAGCAACGTTCCCTGTCAGGCGAGCGACAGCAACGTTCCCTGTCAGGCGAGCGACAGCATCGTTCCCTGTCAGGTGAACGACAACAACGTTCCCTGTCAGGCCACCGACAGCAACGTTTCCTGTCAGGCCACCGACAGCAACGTTTCCTGTCAGGTGAGCGACAACAACGTTCCCTGTCAGGTAAGCGACAACAACGTTCCCTGTCAGGTGAGCGACAACAACGTTCCCTGTCAGGCGAGCGACAGCAACGTTCTCTTTCCTTTCAGTAA